A single genomic interval of Cucumis sativus cultivar 9930 chromosome 7, Cucumber_9930_V3, whole genome shotgun sequence harbors:
- the LOC101217850 gene encoding cytochrome P450 84A1 — translation MEFLNPLSLFFFVLSLLLFVLFLRRLHRKLRYPPGPTGLPIIGNMLMMDQLTHRGLARLATIYGGLFHLRLGVLHMVVVSTPDMAREFLQVQDVAFANRPANVAISYLTYDRADMAFANYGPFWRQMRKICVIKLFSRRRAESWASVRDEVDTLVEIVSRKIQQPVNIGDLVFSLTRNITYKAAFGSSSHEGQDEFVKILQEFSKLFGAFNIADFLPWLGWIHAREFNERLAKARRDLDVFIDSIIDEHLEKKMKKLKGEKVDDEEDTDMVDELMAFLVDDSSSNEFDDSQSVLKLTRDHIKALIMDVMFGGTETVASVIEWAMAELMKNPEELNKVQQELTLVVGLDRNVHESDLENLPYLKFVVKETLRLHPPIPLLLHETAVDSSVSGYFIPTGSRVWINAWAIGRDRTAWKEPDRFWPGRFQNDAAPDFKGSDFEFIPFGSGRRSCPGMQLGLYACEMAVANLVHCFSWELPGGMTADELDMNDSFGLTAPRAIRLVAVPSLRLNSPKEETGKCIE, via the exons ATGGAGTTTCTCAATCctctttctttgttcttcttcgttctttctcttctcctcttcGTCCTTTTTCTACGAAGATTGCATCGTAAACTTCGCTACCCTCCTGGCCCTACTGGATTGCCCATCATCGGCAACATGTTGATGATGGACCAACTCACCCACCGTGGCCTCGCTCGTCTCGCCACCATCTATGGTGGCCTCTTCCACCTTCGCCTCGGCGTCCTCCACATGGTAGTCGTCTCTACGCCAGACATGGCACGGGAATTCCTCCAAGTTCAAGACGTCGCCTTTGCAAACAGGCCCGCAAACGTTGCAATCTCATATCTCACCTACGATCGTGCCGATATGGCCTTTGCCAATTACGGTCCATTTTGGCGTCAAATGCGAAAGATTTGTGTTATCAAACTCTTTAGCCGTCGACGCGCTGAGTCATGGGCGTCTGTGCGTGACGAAGTTGACACCCTAGTCGAAATCGTTTCGAGAAAAATCCAGCAACCGGTGAATATTGGTGATCTAGTTTTTAGCTTGACACGAAACATAACGTACAAGGCTGCATTTGGATCGAGCTCGCATGAAGGACAAGACGAGTTTGTTAAGATCTTGCAAGAGTTCTCTAAATTGTTTGGAGCTTTTAATATTGCAGATTTTTTGCCATGGTTGGGATGGATTCATGCTCGAGAATTCAATGAAAGATTGGCAAAAGCTAGAAGAGATCTTGATGTGTTCATAGACAGCATAATTGATGaacatttagaaaagaaaatgaagaaactaaagggagaaaaagttgatgatgaagaagatacAGATATGGTTGATGAATTAATGGCATTTCTTGTTGATGATTCAAGTAGCAATGAGTTTGATGATTCACAATCAGTTCTTAAGCTCACTAGAGACCATATCAAAGCCTTAATCATG gATGTAATGTTCGGTGGAACGGAAACAGTAGCTTCGGTAATAGAATGGGCAATGGCGGAATTGATGAAAAATCCTGAAGAGCTAAATAAGGTGCAACAAGAACTCACCCTCGTCGTTGGATTAGATAGGAATGTCCACGAATCGGATCTCGAGAATCTCCCTTACTTAAAATTCGTCGTCAAAGAAACCCTTCGCCTTCACCCCCCGATTCCGCTACTCCTCCACGAGACCGCCGTCGACTCCTCCGTTTCCGGCTACTTTATTCCCACCGGTTCAAGAGTCTGGATCAACGCATGGGCGATCGGTCGAGACCGAACCGCTTGGAAAGAACCGGATCGGTTCTGGCCAGGGAGGTTTCAAAACGATGCTGCTCCGGATTTCAAAGGGAGTGATTTCGAGTTCATTCCATTCGGGTCAGGTCGAAGATCTTGCCCCGGAATGCAGCTCGGACTCTATGCTTGTGAGATGGCGGTTGCGAATCTTGTTCATTGCTTTTCTTGGGAATTGCCCGGCGGAATGACGGCGGATGAGCTCGATATGAACGATTCGTTTGGACTCACTGCTCCCAGGGCGATTCGACTCGTTGCTGTACCGAGTCTTCGACTTAACTCGCCTAAGGAAGAGACAGGAAAATGTATagaatga
- the LOC116404989 gene encoding uncharacterized protein LOC116404989 gives MMVAKLPGCNVHATTVIDCRIKTLKRSYQEIAEMRGPSCGGFGWNDDVKCIVAEKELFDNWVRSHPAAKGLLNKLFPYYDELAYVFGKDRAMGTHAETFADVGSNVPPGFEEFPPVDLNDMEFPSMSSHRFNMSQDDIARPSRGTDSRTTSSGSKRRRGGQTLETADVIKDAMALQTDELRLIAEWPRLALEDESRVRREVVRALRAIPELSRLDMAQCNRILMNNLTDMKGFLELSNEEKLDYCTVLIRGAS, from the exons ATGATGGTTGCAAAGTTGCCGGGATGCAATGTACATGCGACCACAGTGATCGACTGCCGCATAAAGACGTTGAAGCGCTCATACCAGGAAATCGCAGAAATGCGCGGCCCATCATGCGGTGGGTTTGGTTGGAATGACGATGTGAAGTGCATCGTTGCTGAGAAGGAGTTATTTGACAACTGGGTCAGG AGTCATCCTGCAGCGAAGGGGCTGCTAAATAAGCTTTTCCCATATTACGACGAGTTGGCGTATGTATTTGGGAAAGATCGTGCAATGGGCACCCATGCAGAGACCTTTGCTGATGTCGGATCCAACGTTCCTCCTGGGTTTGAGGAATTTCCTCCCGTGGATCTCAATGATATGGAATTTCCTTCCATGTCCAGCCATAGGTTTAACATGTCACAAGACGACATCGCACGACCAAGTCGAGGAACCGATAGTAGGACGACTTCAAGTGGCTCGAAGCGTAGGCGGGGAGGGCAGACTTTAGAAACAGCTGATGTGATTAAGGATGCCATGGCTCTTCAAACTGACGAGCTGAGACTCATTGCAGAGTGGCCGCGGTTGGCACTGGAGGATGAAAGCAGGGTCCGTAGAGAGGTGGTTCGCGCATTGCGTGCCATACCTGAGCTCAGTAGGTTGGACATGGCGCAATGTAATCGAATACTAATGAACAATTTAACGGACATGAAGGGTTTCCTCGAACTGTCAAATGAGGAGAAGCTTGACTACTGCACGGTGCTCATACGAGGCGCTAGctga